The bacterium region GGTGGGTTTTCTTCTACAAACAGATTGCTCCTCTGGAGCAAATTTAATAAGCAAAAGATGGCAGAAAATGAAGTAAAGCAATGCCTGTGACCATAGATATAGCTTTAACTCCTACGCAACGCTCTCACTACATTGCTGAATAGTTACGGGAAATTTTTGTTGACAAAGTTTTGATATTGTGGTATCTTTAGAAGAGGTAATATTAAAAGCAAATGGGAAGAAATTGGCAGGGTGAGAGGAAGGTATGGATAAGGCTAATGAATTAGAAGAAAATAAATTTATTCGCAGATTAAAAGAGTGTATCGTTGACTTACTCAAAGATGAAAAGGTTAGAATAGTTCTCTTTGGGTCAAGGGCAAAAGGGAATGCTAACCCGCTGGCAGATGTAGATGTAGGGCTTATCCACAAAGGAAAAGTGGATAGGAATAAAATAGCCCGTCTAAGAGAATCTGTCGAGGAGCTAAATATTCCCTACAAGGTAGATATTGTAGATTTTTCGTATGTTAGTAGAGAATTTAAAAA contains the following coding sequences:
- a CDS encoding nucleotidyltransferase domain-containing protein, which produces MDKANELEENKFIRRLKECIVDLLKDEKVRIVLFGSRAKGNANPLADVDVGLIHKGKVDRNKIARLRESVEELNIPYKVDIVDFSYVSREFKKEALKEVEVWKDLN